The DNA region aactttttagaattttattttttgctagtGCTAAACTAAAACCCTTCGGGGTATTGTGTGAGTGATTAAGGGTGGCGTGATTTGTAAGTGTGAAGCTGGTTGGTGAATACTGTCAAATGGAAGGAAGGTGCTGATTACCAAAAAGCTCTTTGGCatcacagttttctttttttgttgtagcTGGGCCAACAGATTAGACGCACTGACCCGTACCTCCACTGCAGACCCAGAGGGGTACCTGGCCCACCCAGTCAATGCTTACAAGTTAATGAAGAGGCTGAACACTGAGTGGTCAGAACTGGAGAACATGGTGTTACAGGATCCAGCCGATGGTAGGGGGAGGAAAATGCAGGCTCAGCTGCAGTGGTCAAGAAGTTTGTTTGGATGTGTTTGAGATTGCTAGCACTGTTGTCATAAGATCACAGAAGGATTTGGTGGTCATAGCCCAGGCCGACATCTTTGACTAAAACCAAAGATATTTCATTGGTGCCCGGAGCTTTGTATGCAATCCGCCTGACCTGAATTTGCTGATTTGCTGTGGGAACTTAAGGATTTCCTTTGCTCTCCCCTCTGGCCCTCAAAATGTCTGGTAGTCTGTGCCCTGAAGAGTTTTCATATGCTGCACCCTTGGGGTAACCTGGGGTATACTcacaaattaattcaattaatttctCTTTCATACCTGTACATGGCTATGTGTTCGATGCgtgtcctggcaagcaaatctctaaaaaaattaaaattcctcAGCAAATGCATGGAGGGAGATGTCCTCTTGCTGAAAGAATAATAGTAgtcataataattccttacatttatatagtgtaaTAAGAAGATCTAGAATTTAATGTTTCTTGgcaaagaaaatgttatttttctctcCTCACGTACCCAGCTTATCGTGAttgggtttaaaaaaatcaaaattcagCTTTAATTTGATGTATGTTTAACCTCAGTTCTCGCGTTATGACGTGGAAGCAAGCTGTGAATTTGTGGTATTGCTGAGAATGGGAGTTGAAAGGCACCCCATCTGGTTGTGGGCTGTTTTCTAGGGCCAGTTGCCTAAATCCAATCCAAAGTCTTTTCATCTGCCACAGCTGTTCTCCTCACACTGCAAATGTCGCACTTCTCTTGGTCTATTGTGTAGCACAGCCTCTTGGCTGTGAGGTGTTACAAACCTCACTTTCATCCTCATTGGGGAGAAATGTCTGAATGCCGCCCATCTAATAAGACAGTTTCATTTGTCATTAAGAGCCAAACTGGATAGCTAGAGcgagaaatattatttttggatGCAAAAAGCTTTTGCCAGTTTGCCCTTAAAGCGAATCTGTGttcgttttttgtttttcataaaaatGATGTACAGCTGATTAGAAGAAATAAATAAGTGTGTGTTCAGGAAAGAAGGATGTACAAGTATAAATGTGTGCCTGAATTAAAGGCGAGGCTTAAAGCATGCTGATCAGCTTTTCTCTTTTAGTTTTACTTCAGGAAAGGAACATAGCTGGCAGGTGAAGTCATGTGGCATGCTGGGTCATATGGATATTTTGTTAGGgcaggtttcattttttttaatctaacttCATTTGAGAGCTAATGTGTTTAAAAAGTATGTCAATGTGATTTAGCAAGTGAGTAGTTTATCAAAGAAATCATGTTGTAAAGATTAAAGGAAGTATTAAGGCAGAAGGGGCTGGAAAATTTAAACCTGATTATATACATACATGagtaacttatttttttttacattttttttgcttctgaGCTTATTTTCTTGTATTTCCTGATTTGTGAAGGTTTCATATCCAATATCTCGGTTCATCGGCAGTACTTCCCAGATGAGGAGGATGAGAAAGGAGCAGCCAAAGCACTGATGCGGCTGCAGGACACTTATAAACTGGACCCGGAGAGTATCTCCAAAGGAAGACTTCCAGGTACCCAGCAGGGAATGCTGCGAGCTGAACCAGCCCACTTTGATCATGTGACTGTGAAGTAGGAGAGACTCGGGTTTCTTGGACATTTAGGATTTAAGCAAGTTtgaggttaataataataattacttacatttatatagcacttttctggacactcaactcaaagcactttacaggtaatggggactcccctccaccaccaccaatgtgcagcatccacctgaatgatgcgacggcagccatagtgcgccagaacactcaccacacaccagctatcagtggggaggagagcagagtaatgaagccaattcatagatggggattattaggaggccatgattggtaagggccaatgggaaatttggccaggatgccggggttaaacccctactctttaggagaaatgccctgggatttttaatgaccacagagagtcaggacctcggttttacgtctcatccgaaggacggcttctgtttacagtatagtacagtatactggggcattaggacccacatggaccgcagggtgagcgccccctgctggtcccactaacacctcttccagcagcaaccttagattttcccaggaggtctcccatccaggtactgaccaggctcacacctgcttatcttcagtgggttgccagttgtgagttgcagggtgatatggctgctaaggTTAAGGATTAAGATCATCTTTTGTCCATCAACTAAGTTTTTGCCATACGCTTCAATTTTAATCTTGTAAACCTTGTAATCTGTGTTAAAGGAAAGTGGTTCATATGCTGGAAAATAACACGTCTGTCTCATTTATTTCCAGTCACTTTGTTTTGCAACCATGGTGATGCAGCGAACAAGTCCAAACAAATTAGTGAATTGGCAAATGCATAGCTTTCTTAGTATAGCTGGGTTTTATCTTCTGAACTGGTCTTATTTATAAAGTGTTGATCCACTGCAGTCTTCCCGACAGGTTATTTATGTGCCCCCTTCTTAAACTGGGTTGATGTGCCTTCAGCGTTTCTGTTTCTGAGAGATTTGTCTCTCAAGCTGCCAAGTTGTCTCTCTAAGAAGAAGCTGAATTAGAattatcatactgtatttggTTAGGTGAAATCTGAAAGCCTATGACTtaacaaacaaaatatgtttgGACACAGTTGATAACTTTGTGCGACTTTTTGCTAAAATAATTATGGTTACTATTCTGCAAGCCATAGATATTCAGAAAGTCAGATGTAGAAAGGAAACGGAAATACACAAACCTATTTAGTAGAagctttgtgttttgtatttgaagaaaaaaaactataagtGTTGGTATGACCCTTAGAAAAGACATGCATGAAGCTAATGAGTGTGTGCATCGCTAGGTGTGAAGTTCAATGCAGTCCTGACTGTGGATGACTGTTACGACATGGGGAAGACAGCCTACAATGAAGGAGATTACTACCACACAGTGCTGTGGATGCAGCAGGCTCTTAAGCAGCTGGACGAGGGGGAAGAGGCTGTCGTTACAAAGTCGGATGTTTTTGACTACCTCAGCTATTCCGTGTATCAGATGGGAGACATTCCTCGGGCCATAGAGCTGACCAGACGTCTGGTTGTTGCAGGTGAGTTGCTGTCCACTGTCATTCTCCCAGCTCACTCTGTGTCTGGACTGATGTCTTTCAGCGTTCTTAAGTGGTAAACTGAATTTGAATGCTGGTCTCCAATTCATAAATCATAAGTTCAGAATTTCCCACCTGCAATAAAATCAGCTGTACAAAGAATCATTTCTCTAAAGATTAAATAGTTGGCATCCTCTTTAATAGTTACGTATGATATGGCGTATAAAGACCTTATCAGaactaataattttaaaaataactccaCTTAGTATCgcccaaaataataaaaacagataaagatgcaccaaaacaaaatttattatttcattatattgtatttattagTATTTTAGTAGTAATGCCTTTGTAATAATGTCTTATTTTAGTTATAATTTCTAAATTCAGGACAAGGTGAGATTTTCTTTGCTGACAATATACATTTTACAGTGACACAGTTAATTTTCACATCATGTGATGTTATATCTTCTTTGTATTCATCCTATTGATTATCTGCTGCCCCACCCATCCCTGAAATATTGAAATCCTGAAATATTGTCTACAGAGCATTAACACTTAACATGTTACCTAATGCAGATGTAATGAACTTACTTATTTTAGCATTGAAATAATCCTAcccaaatataaatattatatggtCGGCTGAATACAAAAAAGCTTTTTGGATAACGGCAAGAAGACATTTCCAGTCtagttattaaatgtttttttaaggttCAAGGCACAAGGCTGTAAAATACTGCACAACAAAGACATGTAGTAAACACAAGAGGGCAGTATAGCATAAAACAAACAATTCTCTGCTGTGCACAGTGGAGATTCTTGAAAGCTTCTCAGCTATATGATAGAGCCTGTTCTTTTTCTAAATTAGTCTGTTTTGATATGCCACAGTTCTTaagtataaacatttaaaaacagattttttgaaGTGGTATTTAGCTTATTTTGTGATTAGGTCCATGCCAAAATATTAAGAATATGTCGGCTCGTAAAGCTCTTTTGGAAAGCCAACGAAGCTTTTGTTTTCTGGAATTAGCAGGGTTTTCATTTTGAGTAATTTCAAGAAATTCTGCTTGCTCCGTGTGTCATGGCAACAGATCCAAACCATCAGCGAGCGGGAGGGAATCTGCGGTACTTTGAGAAGCTGTATGCCAAAGAAATGCGAGAGCGCGAGAAGACCGAGCAGCCTCCGGCCACAGAAACACCCATTGAACTGGGGACCTATGACAGGCCCCCCGACTACCTGCCGGAGAGAGAAACATATGAGGCCTTGTGCCGAGGAGAGGGAGTGAAAATGGTAAGAGCTAAGGAGATTTCGTTTCGAGGGCCACTCTTGGAAATGACCGTAGTTACCATATTTATAAATCAATTAACAACAAGGGGATTTGTTCTCAAAGCTCTCTGTTTTACAAAGTAAAAGTGTGATTCATTCAGGCAacaaacagtccaaagacaataGTCTACAGATACAGGTAGCATTCTGGATCCATTAGGATCaagataaaaaagttttttttttttcaattgggAAATAGATTTCCAACTTTCTTTCTGGGCTTCTTTTATCAATGTTTTTAGTGGTTCTTTTGCTCTGTGTTGTTCTGAGCAGAACCTATCCAAAGCATTTTGCAAAATACCTAAGCAGCTGATGAGATTAtcaaatacaatacaatgaaaacattGCTGACATACTCTAATTCTGTTGAAAATATTAGTGCTTGGGGCTACATGaccttttgtttttaagatatttttcaTATCTCCATCTAAATGCTTAATTGGaaattttttgcattttggttttaaaaagatagtttataaaatacattagaTTCCAGGAAGACTCTGGAGCTTGATAATAATATACTATATTTGGTTAGACTACGTTCAGCTATGGTAGGGGGACTAAAGAAACTGGCAGGCAGAAACACCTCACTCCTCCTAGGATTTGATTTCATGAGTGATTGTAGATGATTTTGAAGTGGTGGTACAGGTCAGTGGAAGTATGTACTAGCCAGTGCGACCCCATGGAAGCATGGGGTGTCTTAACCCTGCTTACAATGTAATTGAGCTTTTGTCAGACCAATGGAGCAATTTTGACCGTGTAGTTTCATTATTTGTCCGTAGAAGACGAACGTGCCCATCCAATATATTATTACAGACAATTCAGAGACAGAGCAGGCTCTTCTGTCGCTACCAAGATGGCAACAGAAGCCCCAGGCTGCTGCTTGCCCCGGTGAAGGAGGAAGATGAGTGGGACAGTCCTCACATTGTCCGCTACCTTGATGTCCTGTCAGATGTAGAGATTGAGAAAATAAAAGAGCTTGCCAAGCCAAGAGTAAGTCTTGTTACgatcttttaaatttaatgtacTAGTCCAAGTATGATTTTCCTTCTTtctacctactgtacctactttcattataaaatacataatacagaaaatgtgaatGGTTGACTCCACAtcagcatttcattttgttttataaagctGGCAAGAGCCACTGTCAGGGACCCAAAGTCTGGAGTTTTGACTGTGGCCAATTACCGAGTATCAAAAAGGTGAGTATATCAGATACTGAACAGGTCTAGCTTTCTGAGTTTCAGTTTTCAGCTTGGTATTTGTGCTTTGTTTGCTTATATCCAAGTTAATGTACTTTAAAGCTGTCTGCAAGAAATAATTTTCCAAAAGTACTTCAGTACTGTTCTTTGTGTGCCGAGAATGAGCTTactccatgttttttttagaattacCAGCAGTTAAAGAAATATCCTTGATTTCTGCTGCAGAGTGCCTAAAACTTTCTTTGGTTGCCCATCTGTTTTGGGGAACCAgactattttttatttgcttacaTTGGGATTAACCATAGCATAGTACATATACTTTAAAAcgtaaaaagaaggaaaaaccaAAGCTTCAGTATTTCAAAATATGATTTTAACATGTATAATATCAAAGCATATTCCACACTTTTTTTAGTGTCAAACAGTGAGGTGGAGAATGTCAGCCACAGTAGAGGTTTCTGGGTAGTTCATATTGCCTCTTGTCTTTTCAGTGCCTGGCTAGAGGGGGAGGATGACCCTGTTATTGCCCGTGTCAACCAGAGGATAGAGGACATTACTGGACTGACTGTAGAAACAGCAGAACTACTGCAGGTGCTTTCTTTTTGTCTCCATATAAAGTCCTTCAAATATGCACATACCCACAGGCACTTCATTTTTGTGGCATTGCAAGATGTGATGTATTTCGGAAGAATTAGTAAAGCCACCTGGTGTAGTGGTACTCTGATTTCTAAAAGAGCTGCCTTGTGTGGTTTATTTCTAAAGCTGCTCTATGTATTTGGTGTCACACAAAGGCATTATTCTCCTCACAGTCACATTTAGAATAAAGCAAGAGAAGAGAGGATATTCAtggtgtaggggttttgtgcatttactgggacagttattaattgtagcagtaagtcacaaaatgattctttgatggctattagaaaaccgaccttgcgggataactcggcacgcacacacacggatactaatatgtgaaaatacatttattaatacataaaatgtgcataaacataacagatcttaagagtgagggttagcagaatacaaaaggtatatattcaataaagAAGAGTTAAAAATACCAAGAGGgatatacattcagtataccattcatttttactgtttggtaaatgaactttgattacaacttctacactagatactcgaAGCGAGTacgtcactcataggaattaaatttacatcaactggggttgaggtaacaattgcaTTCTCGAGctataatgcagaatgttgaatactcaaccaatctgtgtggattcagatctcccacaGACACAAGGGAACAGCGACAGGCTGTTGCTGCGTCCAATCGTCGTCCTCTGGCCTGTTGCCAGGCAGTCCTGGTTCGGCCtgaggtgtgggagaaggagggagagattcctgctgcgatgcactggcagtgggctctctgaagaccggctagttagtcctggctgaactagcgagagtttgtgcacatggaaaatgactgcgggtccaagcaagtcacactctttagatgggaagaagaccagttcgttcccaatgtagcgctagtcctgaatactgatattcagctgttgacagttccgaccgtagttcacttgttgatcaggcaAGCGTTCGCGGTGGGTACCggtggttcacgaggcttgctacTGGGCTAACCTCaggcggatcctttggttacgcgcgggcgacctccgttctcgactcttagaacataGTTAAGTGCTGGCATTCGAACACACTAGCCGTTACGTGATTGTCCAAGATGAGTCTGAGGATGTCTTGGAGGAGCCACtttctgggccctgtgctgcaTGTTTTAtgtggaggaactacggtcgttcattggttgaatgttccgtgggcattcgagacccacgtggcgttaccctgccctaccagttactgattggctgatcgaggtggaggatgagtaaccatgctctctgacattagggttgtaaGCCACCTTGGATGCGattctcccttggaatctcccagacagtaaggtgccagagatgaccattttttagggtggctggtgaatctcagccttggaaactgttccttatcaggaaactctatcagcaAGAAAAAcgccttaaatgtgaaccaaatggaatggcctttttatatccagtaccactgagatgagggagagagggactggcaaggggagcagcaaacttaatccctgtatttttaataagctttGGCGCTACAATGGGTTGCAGAAAATTCAATACTGGTCTAGAGGGTATGTGACTTTGTCCatgttcccatcagtcttgacaagaTTTCAAGTCCCTGTTGATGACCAACAGAactatttttcatatttaacaATTACTATGCTACAGCAATGATGTGCAAGGTCTACATATATTTGTAAGGTACTGTGTAGTTCCTAATTAGGGTACTTTTTTCATGATCTGTACTTAAGTTATATGTGCACACTTATgaattttataaatgtttactAAACCTTTATAACCTTAATGTCTAACATTagtcttttaacattttttaataaacgtTGAACATAGCACATAGAATATTAAGAGTTTTTCACTTGTAGATATGTACATACACATTGCACCTTATGTAATCTGAATGTTAggatttaattcatttttatataaaacttTAAGGCTTTGGAGAATGTTATGTTTCTGTAGATACATAGTAGTTTCCTAACCTAGCATTTTCAGTAGTAATTATCTGTGGACACTTAATTACCATTGATTAGAACTTTGATTGGTAGTTAACTGACAGTTTTATGTAAAGTCTgatgcagtttatttttatactgttattttttgttttgaaacagGTTGCAAACTATGGGGTTGGAGGGCAGTATGAGCCTCATTATGACTTCTCAAGGGTAAGATTAATCAATTGGCTTATATTTTCTAACAAGCTGCCAGtcaagaaagcttttttttttacaaacgtGCTAAACAGCACATCCACAATACAATTGGATTTTTCACACTTTGTCTGACCAAGAATCTAAGACTGATATTGCTGTAATACACACAGGCATCTTTTGTCTAaattgtgtatttaaatggaaatgtatGCCTATAACTGTTATATGAGAACTACAATTTATTGattcaaaatacattaaatacattttaaattccaaATGATAGTTGAGATGGTCTTTCTGTGACCAGAATACCTTCTTTTTTTAGTATCTTATTTGAAActtctttgttttctaaaaaactcgtacagtacagtaccttccaAAAATATTGGGACAAAAACCCATGCATTTCCCTGTTGTATACACAAGAAAATTATATTCACATAGTCAGAGTTCAGAAGGTCACCTTTTATTTTGAGGATATATTTTGCGAACACAACTAATCATTTTCAGCAAGCATATGTTCTGTTAAGTCCCCCCAAATCTAGGTGACCAGAAGTATTGGAAACCTTAAAGCAAATTAAAGACGTGGAAAAAATCAGTATTTCATTGCAAATCCCTTGCTTGCAATAACTGCATCAAGCCTCTGTCCCATTGACATCACCAGACTTTGTTTCTTCATTTGAGATGCTTTGCCAGGCTTTAACTGCAGTCCGTTTACAGTAAGTTGTTGCTTGTTGGTTGGGCTTCTGCCTTCAGTCTCCTTTTGAacaaatgaaatgcattttcaaTTGGATTCAGATCTGGTGATTGACTTGGCCAATTTAAAATGTTCCACTTCAGTTAAGTCATCAGTAAAGACCATTGATCCTGTTATGGAAGTATCCATACATGCCCAAGTGATGATATCCCATCATGATTTATTTTGTACGCTCATGATCATTGGCGTTTCCTGTTTTTCTCCACGCTTTAGCCTTTCCATCACTGTCCATAAAACTCCCGTGGCTCATCTCgatatttttttgcaaattcTAATTGAGTTCTTCCGATCTTGCTGCTGATGAGGGGCTTACCCCTTGTACTACAGCCTCTGAATTTTTCTTGGTGAAGTCTTCTGCAGACTGTGATACTCGAGATTTCCACTCCCACACTCTGGAGATTACTTTTGATTTCACTGACAGTAATTTGGGGGGTTTtctttacactttcaaatatttttctgtcaaccactgcatttttctttttggaacGCCCTGTTTTTGACTCCTCCagttgttcttaaaaaaaagtaaacattcCAGATTGTTGATTTTGCAATGCCAAAAGTCTTACCAATTTCTCTAATGGTCATTTCCTTTCCTCTCATTTTGAAAATGGCCTTCTTTTTTGTTATAGTGAGTTCTTTGGTCTTCGTGTGTGTTTTTGCTGACTAATTCAAATGAAAGACTTTAAAAGCAATTTCAAAAGACCTCAACCATGCCTAGACCTTCACAGCTCTTTTCTGTGTGTGAAACGTATGTAACGTGTAACATCTGTGCAATTAGAAACACCTGTAAACCCATTTGTTCCAATACTTATGCTCATCTAAAATGTGGGGGTTGATAAAAAAAGTAGTTGTTTTATAACGGTAAAACATTTATGCATAAACATTTCCGTGCTTAAAAGGGGATATTCTCTGCTTTTGTCTTGTATCCATCTGGTGATTTGAAATCCAAATTTCCTGAGCATTTAACTATAATAGGCTGATTTTAACTCTTGTTCCAGTTcttttggagggcactgtaacTAGTTGACTGTAATACCAAGTATTTAAGTGGGGGAGTCAAGTTTTCTGTGTGAACACCATAGTAGGGTACAAAATGAATTATCAAGTAAATTGTCTACAAATATGTTTCAGTCTGTAGAGTCACACATCTCTGAACTGTCTAAAACAGCCTTTCTGTTTTGCTTGCCCTGCTCGGTTTGAGTAGTCGGTTGTTTTAATGAAACTTCACTTGACTTGGATGTTTAAATCTTTATAGTTaatacttttatttcattttttatcctCACTTCACAacataattaattaaaactatATTATTGTCCACTGgagtatacagtaactgtttAGTACTTTGTAAATACTGGACACAAAATCTGGCACTCCAGAGTTAGGAACAAGAAGTTtccaaatgagaggaagctcaTCCAGGTTtgtttggtttttagtttctcaTCGGATCTTATCCAGGTATATCTTGTCATTGAATCCCATCCCATTTGCTTGGTAATTTATTCCAAGATTccaacaaccctttgtgtaaagggttAGGCATCAGTGTTATATTTATTAATCTTGTTGGCCACTTCTAAAGGAAAGCTAATAGATTTTGCATCTGCTACACTAATTAGATGATTGATAGTCAGACAACATAGTAGTTAATTGGCCCATCTGTCACAAAATGTTAGTTCCCAGAAAGTCTTTAACATGCATTAAAATTGAGATAAAGTGTTGGTATTTTGATACAAATTTCATTAGCAAGATCACCATCTTGgggtttttttaataataattattaatatatgcAGAATTAGaatgttatatatacagtatgacacaggAAGGTCCCCTGGTTTTAATGCTGCTGTCGTCATTTTCTGTTGAATCATGAAATTTTCAAATCTGATTCATCT from Lepisosteus oculatus isolate fLepOcu1 chromosome 11, fLepOcu1.hap2, whole genome shotgun sequence includes:
- the p4ha2 gene encoding prolyl 4-hydroxylase subunit alpha-2 isoform X1 — its product is MALKSCKLIYRGREGSATREKMKRWMLCLTVFCCYSWWAEAEIFTSIGQMTDLIFTEQQLVQSLKEYIQAEESKLAAIKSWANRLDALTRTSTADPEGYLAHPVNAYKLMKRLNTEWSELENMVLQDPADGFISNISVHRQYFPDEEDEKGAAKALMRLQDTYKLDPESISKGRLPGVKFNAVLTVDDCYDMGKTAYNEGDYYHTVLWMQQALKQLDEGEEAVVTKSDVFDYLSYSVYQMGDIPRAIELTRRLVVADPNHQRAGGNLRYFEKLYAKEMREREKTEQPPATETPIELGTYDRPPDYLPERETYEALCRGEGVKMTIQRQSRLFCRYQDGNRSPRLLLAPVKEEDEWDSPHIVRYLDVLSDVEIEKIKELAKPRLARATVRDPKSGVLTVANYRVSKSAWLEGEDDPVIARVNQRIEDITGLTVETAELLQVANYGVGGQYEPHYDFSRKDEPDAFKSLGTGNRVATFLNYMSDVEAGGATVFPDFGAAIWPRKGTAVFWYNLFRSGEGDYRTRHAACPVLVGSKWVSNKWIHERGQEFRRPCGLTEVD
- the p4ha2 gene encoding prolyl 4-hydroxylase subunit alpha-2 isoform X2, producing the protein MALKSCKLIYRGREGSATREKMKRWMLCLTVFCCYSWWAEAEIFTSIGQMTDLIFTEQQLVQSLKEYIQAEESKLAAIKSWANRLDALTRTSTADPEGYLAHPVNAYKLMKRLNTEWSELENMVLQDPADGFISNISVHRQYFPDEEDEKGAAKALMRLQDTYKLDPESISKGRLPGVKFNAVLTVDDCYDMGKTAYNEGDYYHTVLWMQQALKQLDEGEEAVVTKSDVFDYLSYSVYQMGDIPRAIELTRRLVVADPNHQRAGGNLRYFEKLYAKEMREREKTEQPPATETPIELGTYDRPPDYLPERETYEALCRGEGVKMTIQRQSRLFCRYQDGNRSPRLLLAPVKEEDEWDSPHIVRYLDVLSDVEIEKIKELAKPRLARATVRDPKSGVLTVANYRVSKSAWLEGEDDPVIARVNQRIEDITGLTVETAELLQVANYGVGGQYEPHYDFSRRPFDSNLKKDGNRLATYLNYMSDVEAGGATVFPDFGAAIWPRKGTAVFWYNLFRSGEGDYRTRHAACPVLVGSKWVSNKWIHERGQEFRRPCGLTEVD